The genomic segment TGATAAAGCCCCAAACCAACAACAAATAGAACAATATATAATTGATAACGAAATTAATCCCGAAGAATTATGAAGAATATTATAATAGTGATGGTCTTTATGCTGAGCTTCTCAGCATTTGCTCAAGGGCAGCCATCCAAAGAGAAAAAAGAAGATAAGGTGAAAGCATGGAAAATAGCGTTTATAACTGAACGCTTAGATTTAAGCTCGGACGAAGCACAAAAATTTTGGCCGCTGTTCAATGCTTTTGAAGCAGAAGGAAAAGCTATTAAAGAAAAATACAAACTCGATCCCGATGCTAATAAAGATGGACAAGTAAGTGAGGAAGAAGCCGAGAAAGCATTGACGAAACAAGTAGAAATGCACC from the Bacteroidota bacterium genome contains:
- a CDS encoding sensor of ECF-type sigma factor, whose translation is MKNIIIVMVFMLSFSAFAQGQPSKEKKEDKVKAWKIAFITERLDLSSDEAQKFWPLFNAFEAEGKAIKEKYKLDPDANKDGQVSEEEAEKALTKQVEMHQAQVDLLKKYNIEFKKAIPASKIVKLYQANEDFKKVLLQRLKKMQQNKPQRPGGGGTPDLEGGE